TCCGCGTTCGATCCCGAAGACCGCGAGCGCGTCGCGGCATTTCGAGCCCGGTACGTGAGAGGCCGCGAGCTGCTCGACGTCTCCGCCGACCGGGATCCTGCCGAGATGCAGACGGTCTCCCCGATCACGGGTGTGCCGGTGCAACGCGTGCGCCTCGCGGCGACGGGCCATACGCTCGGCTATCTCGAGCCATGCGGGTGCCGCGTCAACCAGGCCGGCGGCGTCGCCAAGCGCGCCCGCCGCGTCGCCGAGCTGCGCGCGCGCTTTCCGGGACTGTTACTGGTCGACGCGGGATCGTCGTTCGGCGATCCGGGCCAGATGCCGATGCTCGACGAGCTCGCGCGCGCGGAGCTCCACCTCTATCTCGGCACGATGCGGTCGATGGGCTACGACGCGCTCGCGCCGGGATGGTCCGATCTCGCTCGTGGCCCTTCCTTGTTCGCGACGCTCGGAACCGGGTCGGCTCTTCCCTATACCACCGCCAACCTTCGTCACTCGCGCAAGTCCCTCGCTCCTCCCGCGCGCGTCGTCGAGCGCGACGGTGTGCGCGCGCGGATCGTCGGCGTCTTCGAGCCCGCCCTCCCGCTGCAGCGGCCTTCGCGCCTCGACGCGAGCCTCGACTCGCTGGAGATCGAGGACCCGGTGGCGGCTGTGCGGGCCGCGCTGGCCGGCGCGCCCTCGTCCGATCTCTGCATTGTTCTCGGGGAGCTTTCCTATCGCGCGGTCCGCGAGATCGCCCGGACCTGCCCCGAGGTGGATGTCATCGTCACCAGCCCCGACCGCATCCGTGGCGAGCTGACGGCGAACGGCGCGGGCTCGAGCCTGAGCCCGTCATCGGGTTTTCTCGATCGCGCGTTCGTCCTCTACGCGGACCTCGGCGAGTACGGGATCGAGACCCTCGATCTCGGTCTCGGCATGGACGGTCGCGTCGTCGACGCGCGGGTCGAGCCGTTCGATCTCGGTGACGACGTGCGCGAAGACCCCGTGGTGCGCGCGAGGCTGGATCGCTTCTACACCACCGTCACCCGGACCATGACGACCGCCCATGTCGAGATTCCGGACGCGGCCGATCCCGAGCGACGGGGCGGGTACGCCGGGAGGCAGGCCTGCGCGTCCTGTCATCCGTCGGAGACCGCCCAGTGGGAGACCACGGCGCACGCGGACGCCTTCAAGACGCTGCTCGACGCGCACCGCCACTACCAGCCGCGGTGCGTGGCCTGCCACGTCGTTGGGTTCGGGACCCCCGACGGCTATCGCTCCGATTCGCGAGAGCTGGCGGACGTGCAGTGCGAGGCCTGCCATGGACCGGGGGCGGCGCACGCGCGCGACCCGATTCGCGGCCGGATCGCCCGCGAGGTCCCGGAACGGGTTTGCGTGTCCTGTCACACGCCCGAGCACTCGGACGCGTTCGTCTACCAGGACCGGCTTCCGCTCGTGGCGCACGGGAAGAGAGGGATCACGGCATCGCGCGCTGCGGAGGAAACTCAGGGCGCGCGGCGCTGACGAGAGAATGACGCGTGGGGAACTCCTCCACGTGCGCGGCGCGAGCCCGGCCCTTCGCTCCGCGAAAGCTTCGGGCCGGAGGAGGAAACCTCCATGCGTACGTTCATTCTCCTGGCGCTGGTGGCCACGGTCGTGGCCCTCGGTCTGACCATGGCTCCGACGTCGCAACCTTCGCGTTATGGCACCGCGCTCGGGACCAGCGTCGCCTTCGCACAGGACGACGAAGTGATTCCGCCGAAGCCGAGACCCGATCCGGCGTGCCAGCGCGCTTGCCTGAGCGCGAACGGCGTCAAGTTCTGCGGGACCGGGACCGGCGTCAAAGGCTGCAAGAGCATCGTCAACAACAACTGTATCTTCGTGATCTGTCCGCTGTAGACGCGACGCCCGCGGCGGGGCCGTCATTCCGGGTCGGGATGGCGAGCCTCTCGCCGCGGGCGGGCGCTGGCGTCATCCGCGAAGCGCGACGAGGCAGACCCGACGCTAATGGGCAGTCGGCTTGGCCGCCGACTTTCCCCAGATCTCCGCGAGCCGCCGGTCGCGGCCGCATCCCTCGCGATAGCTCTTGTAGCGCTCGGGATTCACCTGGCAGTAGTTCTGGTGATAGTCCTCGGCGGGCCAGAAGACGCCGGCCGGCTGGATGATCGTGACGATCGGTTTCTTGAGCACGCCGGACTTCTCGAGCGCCCGCTTCGACGCGTACGCGGCGTTGGCCTCGGTGGAGTCACGATAGAAGATCGCGGAGCGGTAGTGCTTTCCGATGTCGCAGAACTGGCCGTCGCCCTGGGTGGGATCGATGCTGTGCCAGAAGATGTCGAGCAGCTTCGCGTACGAGATCTGGGCGGGATCGTAGGCGATGTCGATGGCCTCGAAATGTCCCGTCCTGTGCGACGAGACCTGCTCGTAGGTCGGATGCTTCTCGCGGCCACCGGTATAGCCGGAAACGACGGATTTGATCCCGGGCCTTCCCTCGAAGTCGTTCTCCCCGCACCAGAAGCAGCCCATGGCGAAATAGGCATGCTCGGTCGCGGTCGAGATCACCTTCATCCTCGGCGAGGTGGACGGAGCTTTCGCCGGCGCATTCGCGGCGTGAAGCGCCGCGGGGAGGAGCAGGACGGTCAGCAGGATCGAGGCGCGGAACATGGCAGGAGCATACAACAGCAACGGCCGGGGATTGTTCTCCCCGGCCGCCCGGACCGCCTTCGAGTTTCTCTAGTGGCGGCCCTTCTTCTTCATCTGTCCCGGAGGCCCGCCGTGCGGGTGGCTCTTCCACGACTTCGACGGCACGCGCAGGATCGGCTGCGGGACCGAGCGCACGTCGACCACCATGTACGGCCCGCTGGTCCTCGACGAGCGGTACCAGTAGCCGTCGTTGTACAGGTAGTACCTGCCGTTGTAGCGGAAGACGTCGTAGTCCGTGTTGTCGACCGCGTAGACCAGCGTCCCGGGAATCGCGACGAGATCCGGCCGCGTGCCCAGCACGACGCGGGGCGCAGGCGGCGCGTTGTTCACGCCCACCGTGAATCCGTAATACGTCGCCGCGCCAGCCTGCGGCGCCATGGCGACCGCAAAGCCCAGCATCAGCGCGATGGCCGTCCAGCGCTTCACCATTCGAGTCTTGATCATGATCGCTCCCTTCGTTCGAGAGGCGGTCAATGCCTCGCTCGTTGGACGCGCTCGCGCGGTTCCTTGCGCTTGGGGTCCTTCAGCACCACGTTCACGCCGTCGATCGTTCCGGTGACGACTCTCTGGACCTGCTCGACCGCTTCGGCGCCGACTTCACCCGCGGCGCGGATCGCGCCCGAGGCCGCCGCCGAGGCCGTCTCCTCGACTTCCATGCCGAGGTCGCGCGCCGCTTCGATCGCGCCCTCGACCGTCCCCTTGGCGGCATAGCCGATGTCGCCGCCGAGATCGTGCACGCCGCGCACCACGGCGCCGGCGCTGCCGGTCACGGTGTCCAGTGTCGCCTGGCCCACCTGCTGCGAGCCGCGAATGGCGCCCATCATGATCGACTTCGCCGCGTCCCCGACTTCCACGCCCACTTCCGCGACGCCGTGCACGGCTCCGGCCACGGTCTCGACCACGAGACCCGAGACTTCCTCCTGCGCCGCACGCGCGGTCCTGAGCGTCTGCGCCAGCGTTCCGCTCACGCCTTCCACCACCGCGCCGGCCACGTCTCCCGCGCCCTCCAGCGCGCCGACGACGTTCTGTCTGGCTTCCGCCATGACGTTCTTCGATTGCCGCTTCCTGGCCATGTGAAAAACCTCCTGAAACACTCCGGACGTGCGCGCGGAATCGGGTTCAGCGGCCGCCGCGCATCACGGCGCTTCCAATGCGAGACCGGTGCCAGGAATTGGGGGACGTTCTATGGCCAATCCAGAAAGGAAGTTGGAGCGCCGCGCGGGTCTGGAGGCCGCGATCCATGCAGGTAGGAGGTGCCGAGACAGTGAAGAAGCTACAAGGAAGCCGTGATCGTTGACGAACATTTGAAACGCTCGTAGGGTGCTCGCCGTTCCTTCCGACCTGTCCATTGCGGCGACGCCGGAGGCGGTCCCGCGAAAGGCTCCCATGAACCTGTCCGCCGCGCTGCTTCCCGAGTTCGATCAGGAGATGTCGACCACTCGCCGCCTTCTCGAGCGCGTGCCGTCGGATCGAGGAACGTGGAAGCCGCACCCCAAGTCGTTCTCCATGGGCCACCTCGCGCAGCTCATCTCACGCATGCCGGGATGGATCACGCAGATCATGAAGGAGACCCGGCTCGACTTGATCGCGGCGGCGC
The Candidatus Eisenbacteria bacterium genome window above contains:
- a CDS encoding multiheme c-type cytochrome, encoding MTHSPTGMEVEMRWRGAGPGDTPTFSRLRLAGGPGIDEVSALDRQGRSLSVVQEMPAGSSPRWRVVAPASGVARVRYRVTAAPRAEGSMKPEAQSSAIGPSWSLLAGRDLFLVPSSFERVKAVMIRLDAPAEQRAIAPWLEPGRGTAPQRVAGGLEELLATPLAFGRFALDSFAVGATRYRVWSEASIPGSERTRIVAQARAVATDLADQVRRPLGATYTVIATPTLDDLGTPTGAAWGSGQGGGASPLTTTRLRGIALSLADAYVLSRPHRFELDALDESWLAPALRNLLAERAVARARGVSRADLDRVLAYRYAMLPETMREDLDLERVRTPFPTAEGQVAAVEEAGPYVLARLDRDLAGDDPGRSRLAAALARAARHDHVRSFWSAFDPEDRERVAAFRARYVRGRELLDVSADRDPAEMQTVSPITGVPVQRVRLAATGHTLGYLEPCGCRVNQAGGVAKRARRVAELRARFPGLLLVDAGSSFGDPGQMPMLDELARAELHLYLGTMRSMGYDALAPGWSDLARGPSLFATLGTGSALPYTTANLRHSRKSLAPPARVVERDGVRARIVGVFEPALPLQRPSRLDASLDSLEIEDPVAAVRAALAGAPSSDLCIVLGELSYRAVREIARTCPEVDVIVTSPDRIRGELTANGAGSSLSPSSGFLDRAFVLYADLGEYGIETLDLGLGMDGRVVDARVEPFDLGDDVREDPVVRARLDRFYTTVTRTMTTAHVEIPDAADPERRGGYAGRQACASCHPSETAQWETTAHADAFKTLLDAHRHYQPRCVACHVVGFGTPDGYRSDSRELADVQCEACHGPGAAHARDPIRGRIAREVPERVCVSCHTPEHSDAFVYQDRLPLVAHGKRGITASRAAEETQGARR
- the msrA gene encoding peptide-methionine (S)-S-oxide reductase MsrA, translating into MFRASILLTVLLLPAALHAANAPAKAPSTSPRMKVISTATEHAYFAMGCFWCGENDFEGRPGIKSVVSGYTGGREKHPTYEQVSSHRTGHFEAIDIAYDPAQISYAKLLDIFWHSIDPTQGDGQFCDIGKHYRSAIFYRDSTEANAAYASKRALEKSGVLKKPIVTIIQPAGVFWPAEDYHQNYCQVNPERYKSYREGCGRDRRLAEIWGKSAAKPTAH